From Pseudothermotoga thermarum DSM 5069, a single genomic window includes:
- the purB gene encoding adenylosuccinate lyase codes for MVERYALSPMKELWTTKANLERWLEVELAVMEAYEKLGMIPAGSAEKAKKNAVIDLKLFEEFEKQTDHEVIAFVKMATSKMGDEARFFHYGLTSSDVIDTALSLALVKACDLIIEQLDKLLQVLWKLALEHKETLTIGRTHGVHAEPTSFGLKVLNWYAEMLRNKDRLLYARRQISYGKISGAVGNYANVPPAVEKLALEILGLQPTPVSSQIVNRDHHAFFVFTLALLASGIERIATEIRHLQKTEVLEVQEPFKEGQKGSSAMPHKQNPILCERLCGLARIMRSYVSVALENNNLWHERDISHSSAERYIFPDATQTIYYMLVKTVYLLENLVVYKDRMLKNLNLTNGLIFSQKLMLALIDKGMSRSEAYDLVQNLSLRCWKTGESLKELAKKNISILNEEEIEKIFDPREYLKNVDEIYSRFGGGWQS; via the coding sequence GTGGTAGAAAGGTATGCCCTATCTCCGATGAAAGAACTTTGGACGACGAAAGCAAATCTTGAAAGATGGCTTGAAGTAGAACTTGCTGTGATGGAAGCTTACGAAAAGCTTGGTATGATACCAGCAGGTTCAGCCGAGAAAGCTAAAAAGAATGCGGTTATAGATTTAAAACTGTTTGAAGAGTTTGAAAAACAAACCGATCATGAAGTCATAGCCTTTGTGAAGATGGCTACGAGCAAAATGGGTGATGAAGCGCGCTTTTTCCACTATGGTTTGACTTCTTCTGATGTTATAGATACGGCGCTTTCTTTAGCTTTGGTTAAAGCTTGCGATTTGATAATCGAACAACTTGACAAACTTCTTCAGGTTCTTTGGAAACTTGCCCTGGAGCACAAGGAAACTTTGACCATTGGAAGAACGCACGGTGTTCACGCTGAACCAACCAGCTTTGGTTTAAAGGTGTTGAACTGGTATGCTGAGATGCTCAGAAACAAAGACAGACTTTTGTATGCAAGAAGGCAGATAAGCTATGGAAAGATAAGTGGAGCTGTCGGAAATTATGCAAATGTTCCGCCTGCCGTTGAAAAGCTTGCCCTTGAGATTTTGGGGCTTCAACCAACACCTGTTTCCAGCCAAATAGTTAACAGAGATCACCACGCCTTCTTCGTATTTACTTTGGCTTTGCTAGCAAGTGGAATAGAAAGGATTGCCACCGAAATAAGGCATCTTCAAAAAACCGAAGTGCTGGAAGTTCAAGAACCTTTCAAAGAGGGTCAAAAAGGTTCCAGCGCGATGCCGCACAAGCAAAACCCAATTCTGTGTGAAAGGTTGTGTGGACTTGCAAGAATCATGCGTTCGTATGTCAGTGTTGCGTTGGAAAACAACAACCTTTGGCACGAAAGGGACATCTCACACTCTTCGGCTGAAAGGTACATCTTTCCGGATGCGACTCAAACGATCTACTACATGCTTGTCAAGACCGTTTATCTGCTTGAAAACCTTGTTGTCTACAAAGATAGGATGTTGAAGAATTTGAATTTGACCAACGGGCTAATTTTTTCCCAAAAGCTCATGCTTGCGTTGATAGACAAAGGTATGTCAAGGAGCGAAGCTTATGATCTGGTTCAAAATCTTTCGCTCAGGTGTTGGAAAACGGGCGAAAGTTTAAAAGAACTTGCAAAGAAAAATATCTCGATTTTGAATGAGGAAGAAATTGAAAAGATTTTTGATCCAAGGGAATATTTGAAAAATGTTGATGAAATATACTCAAGGTTTGGGGGAGGATGGCAAAGTTGA
- a CDS encoding nitroreductase family protein, translated as MDIVEAVKTRRSIRRYEPRDVPKEIIVEILQLALNAPSAGNRQPWRIHVVRDYRLKELLTDAAGGQMFIMEAPWVICVVAVPEESASRYGERGRSLYCIQDTAALITHILLLARNYGLDTCWVGAFDEKKVAEVLNLPVGHRCVAIIPIGYAGEPRKDRPRKSLSEIAVFHE; from the coding sequence GTGGACATCGTGGAAGCCGTTAAAACAAGAAGGAGTATAAGGAGATACGAGCCAAGGGATGTTCCAAAGGAAATCATAGTGGAAATCCTTCAGCTTGCCCTCAACGCCCCAAGCGCTGGGAACAGACAACCTTGGAGGATTCACGTAGTTAGGGATTACAGACTTAAAGAGCTTTTGACTGACGCAGCTGGTGGTCAGATGTTTATAATGGAAGCGCCTTGGGTGATATGCGTTGTTGCCGTTCCTGAGGAAAGCGCTTCTAGGTACGGTGAAAGGGGAAGAAGTCTTTACTGTATTCAAGATACCGCTGCTTTGATAACTCACATCTTGCTTTTGGCTAGAAACTATGGTCTTGACACCTGTTGGGTGGGAGCCTTTGACGAAAAGAAAGTTGCAGAAGTTTTGAATCTTCCAGTAGGCCATCGTTGCGTTGCGATAATTCCTATTGGTTATGCCGGTGAGCCAAGGAAGGATAGGCCAAGGAAATCTTTGTCAGAAATAGCCGTATTCCACGAGTGA
- a CDS encoding LemA family protein: MLLTGIIVAILVIIVFAFIGIYNSLVIKKKRVENAWSQIEVQLKRRHDLIPNLVNAVKGYMKFEKETLEAVINARAKAVSGKNIDERIKAEGELSGALGRLLAVFERYPELKSNQQVSQLMEELTSTENRITYARQFYNDTVMKYNTSLEVFPSNIIARSFGFKPFPFFEAQAAEKETPKVDLTF; encoded by the coding sequence ATGCTTTTGACAGGCATTATCGTTGCGATCCTTGTGATAATTGTTTTTGCCTTCATAGGCATTTACAACAGTTTGGTCATCAAGAAAAAGCGTGTTGAAAACGCATGGAGTCAGATCGAGGTTCAGCTTAAAAGACGGCACGATTTGATTCCAAATCTTGTCAACGCCGTGAAAGGTTACATGAAGTTCGAGAAAGAAACTCTGGAAGCTGTCATAAACGCACGTGCAAAGGCTGTTTCAGGAAAAAATATTGATGAAAGAATTAAAGCTGAAGGTGAGCTTTCTGGAGCTTTGGGAAGGCTTTTGGCTGTTTTTGAAAGATATCCAGAGCTTAAATCAAACCAGCAAGTTTCTCAACTTATGGAGGAACTCACAAGCACTGAGAACAGAATTACCTACGCACGACAGTTTTACAACGACACGGTTATGAAGTACAACACTTCTTTGGAGGTATTTCCTTCAAATATCATTGCCAGAAGTTTTGGTTTCAAACCATTCCCGTTCTTCGAAGCTCAAGCAGCTGAAAAAGAAACCCCAAAGGTTGATCTTACTTTCTAA
- the argS gene encoding arginine--tRNA ligase, which yields MLKQMIKETVEKAVLDVVGQIYPFEVQQAPKQFGDFATNAALVGAKYVAKSPMNYAEQLRERLLETDLFESVDIAKPGFINFKLRKPALLTVLKRIVENDGYPISKISSEKIQFEYGSANPTGPFTVGHGRQLVIGDVLSNVFKQLGYDVTREMYINDAGRQIKLLGRSLWVRYNQLLGVENLEIPQDGYHGEYLIDIAKKLIEEQGEKFKEKWDEEISSFFETYAVKSILEDMKHDLNDLGCTFDVYYSEKSLIEDGTVNEVLKILEEKGYTYWKDGALWFKVSELENEEDKVLIKKDGSLTYFLTDIAYHYKKYKRGFAKVYDIWGSDHHGHIPRMRAAMKALGLPDGFFNVILHQFVTLKRGQEIVRMSTRAGEFVTLRELMDEVGVDATRYFFAMIDPNTHMIFDLNLAKAKSMDNPVYYVQYAHARICSLFEQAKLKNVEFVKGKDLELLGEEPELDLIRTLDGFEDALLDVARTLSPNKLTQYLEALAYSFHTFYTKCLIVDPNNPKLSNARLNLSYGTLVVLKKGLQLLGVSAPEKM from the coding sequence TTGCTAAAACAGATGATAAAAGAAACCGTTGAAAAAGCTGTTTTGGATGTTGTTGGACAAATTTATCCATTTGAAGTTCAGCAAGCACCGAAGCAATTCGGTGATTTTGCAACCAATGCCGCCTTGGTAGGAGCAAAATACGTTGCCAAATCCCCAATGAATTACGCTGAGCAGCTTAGAGAAAGGTTGCTAGAAACAGATTTGTTTGAGAGCGTAGACATAGCAAAACCTGGATTTATAAATTTCAAATTGAGAAAACCTGCGCTTTTAACGGTGTTGAAACGAATAGTGGAAAACGATGGTTATCCGATTTCAAAAATTTCGTCCGAGAAAATTCAGTTTGAATATGGAAGTGCAAATCCAACGGGACCGTTCACAGTTGGACATGGCAGGCAGTTGGTTATCGGAGACGTTCTTTCGAATGTTTTTAAGCAGCTAGGCTACGATGTAACTAGAGAAATGTACATAAACGATGCTGGCAGGCAGATAAAACTTCTTGGAAGATCGCTTTGGGTTAGGTACAACCAACTTTTGGGTGTTGAAAATCTTGAAATTCCGCAGGATGGTTACCATGGAGAGTACTTGATAGACATAGCCAAGAAGCTCATAGAAGAGCAGGGTGAAAAGTTTAAGGAAAAGTGGGATGAAGAGATAAGTAGCTTTTTTGAAACCTATGCTGTAAAAAGCATCCTTGAAGACATGAAGCATGATTTGAATGATCTTGGATGCACTTTTGACGTTTATTATTCGGAGAAATCCTTGATAGAAGATGGTACAGTTAATGAGGTTTTAAAGATTTTGGAAGAGAAAGGTTACACTTACTGGAAAGATGGAGCTCTTTGGTTTAAAGTTTCTGAGCTTGAAAATGAGGAAGACAAAGTTTTGATCAAAAAGGATGGAAGTTTAACTTACTTTCTAACAGACATAGCTTATCACTACAAGAAGTACAAAAGAGGTTTTGCAAAAGTTTACGACATATGGGGTTCGGACCACCATGGTCACATTCCAAGAATGCGCGCAGCGATGAAGGCACTCGGATTACCTGATGGCTTTTTCAACGTGATACTCCATCAATTCGTAACGCTTAAAAGAGGGCAGGAAATCGTTCGAATGTCAACTAGAGCAGGTGAGTTTGTAACTTTAAGGGAATTGATGGACGAAGTTGGCGTCGATGCAACTAGGTACTTCTTCGCGATGATAGATCCAAACACGCATATGATTTTCGACCTAAATCTTGCCAAGGCAAAGTCGATGGACAACCCGGTTTACTACGTTCAATACGCACATGCGCGAATATGCAGCTTGTTTGAGCAAGCAAAGCTTAAAAACGTCGAATTCGTCAAAGGAAAGGATTTGGAACTACTTGGTGAAGAACCAGAACTCGATTTGATAAGAACCTTGGATGGCTTTGAAGATGCTCTCCTGGATGTTGCAAGAACTCTTTCTCCAAACAAACTAACTCAGTACCTTGAAGCTTTGGCATATTCTTTCCACACCTTTTACACGAAGTGTTTGATCGTTGATCCAAACAACCCAAAATTGTCCAACGCAAGATTGAATTTGTCTTACGGAACCCTTGTGGTTTTAAAGAAAGGTTTGCAATTGCTTGGTGTAAGTGCTCCAGAAAAGATGTGA
- a CDS encoding cold-shock protein — MFKGTVKWFDPRKGYGFITKENGEDVFVHFSAIKVDGFKTLKEGQKVQFEVQQTSKGPQAVNVTLIN, encoded by the coding sequence ATGTTCAAAGGTACAGTCAAGTGGTTTGATCCAAGAAAAGGTTATGGATTCATCACCAAGGAAAATGGCGAAGATGTGTTTGTACACTTTTCAGCCATAAAGGTTGATGGATTCAAAACACTCAAGGAAGGCCAAAAGGTTCAGTTTGAAGTTCAGCAGACAAGCAAAGGTCCACAAGCTGTCAACGTAACGCTTATAAACTGA
- the secG gene encoding preprotein translocase subunit SecG produces the protein MDVKVFMLIIHSLLSAGLIFMVLNQMEKFAELGGAFGSGALYTMFGRKKGLDTSGKITLFLSIAFFVSCIVTAFVLSR, from the coding sequence ATGGATGTGAAAGTGTTCATGTTGATTATTCACTCATTACTTTCTGCAGGGTTGATTTTCATGGTTTTGAACCAGATGGAAAAATTCGCAGAGCTTGGAGGAGCTTTTGGAAGTGGTGCTTTGTACACCATGTTTGGAAGGAAGAAAGGTCTTGACACATCTGGAAAGATAACCCTTTTTCTGTCCATAGCCTTTTTTGTAAGTTGTATAGTAACGGCTTTCGTTTTGTCGAGGTGA
- the tyrS gene encoding tyrosine--tRNA ligase, with translation MQPEKQVEYLTRNVVDLVSREELLERIRTKGQLRVKLGVDPSRPDLHLGHAVVLFKLREFQDLGHHVILIIGDFTAMIGDPSGRNTTRPMLSEEEVKENAKTYQEQAFKILDPEKTEVRFNSEWLGKMTFADVIKLAAKYTVARMLERDDFAKRYASNEPISISEFLYPLAQAYDSVAIQADVELGGTDQYFNLLVGRKIQEEFGQKPQIVMTMPIIEGTDGKLKMSKSYGNYIAFNDPPLEMYGKLMSIPDELIIKYMRLLTKIPDEEIDRYEALMNSKSINPRDVKMRLAFEITKFFHGEEEAKSAEEEFIRIFREKELPTDIPVVTLDKDEVELVELLVNLNVASSRSEARRLITQGGVRLDDEKILDIHAKIILDRERILKVGKRNFFKLKRS, from the coding sequence ATGCAGCCTGAGAAACAGGTTGAATACTTGACTAGAAACGTTGTCGACCTTGTTTCAAGAGAAGAATTGTTGGAAAGAATCAGGACAAAAGGACAACTCCGTGTAAAGCTCGGCGTTGATCCATCAAGACCGGATCTTCACCTTGGTCATGCCGTTGTGCTTTTTAAACTTAGAGAATTTCAAGATCTTGGACATCACGTCATTTTGATCATCGGAGATTTCACCGCGATGATAGGAGACCCTTCTGGCCGAAATACAACAAGACCCATGTTGAGCGAAGAAGAAGTCAAGGAAAATGCAAAAACTTATCAAGAGCAAGCTTTCAAAATCCTTGATCCAGAAAAAACTGAAGTTCGCTTCAACAGCGAATGGCTTGGAAAGATGACATTTGCGGATGTCATAAAACTAGCCGCAAAATACACCGTCGCAAGAATGCTTGAAAGAGACGATTTTGCAAAAAGGTACGCTTCAAACGAACCGATATCCATCAGCGAATTTTTGTATCCACTTGCTCAAGCATACGATTCTGTGGCAATTCAAGCAGACGTTGAGCTTGGTGGAACTGATCAATATTTCAACTTACTTGTTGGAAGAAAAATTCAGGAAGAGTTTGGACAAAAGCCTCAAATCGTCATGACGATGCCCATAATCGAGGGAACAGATGGAAAGCTAAAAATGAGTAAAAGCTATGGAAATTACATCGCTTTCAACGATCCGCCTTTGGAGATGTACGGAAAACTCATGTCCATACCCGATGAGCTTATAATCAAATACATGAGGCTTTTAACGAAGATTCCAGATGAGGAAATCGATCGGTACGAAGCTTTGATGAATTCAAAGTCGATCAACCCAAGGGATGTTAAAATGAGGTTGGCTTTCGAAATAACCAAGTTTTTCCATGGAGAAGAGGAGGCAAAAAGCGCTGAAGAAGAATTTATCCGTATTTTCAGGGAAAAAGAACTTCCAACTGATATACCAGTTGTAACGCTTGACAAAGATGAGGTAGAATTGGTAGAATTGCTTGTGAACTTGAATGTCGCTTCAAGTCGAAGCGAAGCGCGCAGGTTGATAACCCAAGGCGGAGTAAGGTTGGACGATGAAAAAATTTTGGACATCCATGCTAAAATAATATTAGACCGAGAAAGGATCCTAAAGGTTGGAAAAAGAAACTTTTTCAAGTTAAAAAGGTCTTGA
- a CDS encoding M48 family metalloprotease: MDYLVQQKKNLRKTYLLVSIFIFMMGFLGLLIDGLFGVFPFGTIVLLLIAMVQILVGIGGGALLVLKSVNAKPVDEKIFEHKQLKNIVEELSIAAGLKTPPSVYVMEDENINAFATGFEQDKSAICVTTGLLKSLNREETEGVVAHEISHILNKDTLLMTTISAILGTMVLVQLFAWRLLRSFLWYGGVSSRRSRGGKKSDGAGYIVLALLVIALFATLFSFIGRITIFAVSRAREYLADAKAVELTRNPKGLANALRKIAKTSLKKGKVKGATIATAHLFISDPLKRSVNNKEGFIADLFSTHPPIHKRIAILEKIPEEEVLKELQLS; encoded by the coding sequence ATGGACTATCTTGTACAGCAGAAGAAAAATCTTAGGAAAACTTATCTACTTGTTTCGATCTTCATCTTCATGATGGGTTTTCTTGGGCTTTTAATTGACGGGCTTTTTGGAGTTTTTCCGTTTGGAACAATTGTTCTTCTTCTCATCGCTATGGTGCAAATTCTTGTTGGAATTGGTGGGGGTGCTTTGCTTGTTTTAAAATCGGTGAATGCAAAACCGGTAGATGAAAAAATCTTTGAACATAAACAGCTTAAGAACATCGTTGAAGAACTTTCAATAGCTGCAGGGTTAAAAACTCCGCCGAGTGTTTACGTTATGGAAGATGAAAACATCAACGCTTTTGCAACGGGATTTGAGCAGGATAAAAGTGCCATATGCGTTACAACAGGTCTTTTGAAAAGCTTAAATCGCGAAGAAACTGAGGGTGTTGTTGCCCACGAAATAAGTCACATTTTGAACAAAGATACATTGTTGATGACCACCATAAGCGCAATCCTTGGCACGATGGTTTTGGTTCAACTTTTTGCCTGGAGGCTTTTAAGAAGCTTTCTGTGGTATGGCGGTGTAAGCAGCAGAAGGTCAAGAGGTGGAAAGAAAAGCGATGGAGCAGGTTACATCGTTCTTGCCTTGCTGGTGATAGCTCTTTTTGCCACGCTTTTTTCCTTCATTGGAAGGATAACGATTTTTGCCGTTTCGAGAGCCAGAGAGTATTTAGCGGACGCAAAGGCTGTTGAGCTTACAAGAAATCCAAAGGGTTTAGCAAACGCTTTGAGAAAGATTGCAAAAACAAGTTTGAAAAAGGGTAAGGTTAAAGGAGCAACAATTGCAACGGCGCATTTGTTCATAAGTGATCCTTTGAAAAGAAGTGTTAACAACAAGGAAGGCTTTATAGCAGATCTTTTCAGCACCCATCCACCGATTCACAAAAGAATTGCCATTTTGGAGAAAATCCCAGAGGAAGAAGTTTTGAAAGAGCTTCAGCTTTCCTGA
- the argF gene encoding ornithine carbamoyltransferase has product MAVNLTGRSLLTLLEYTPEEIEYLLDLSFEVKRESRAKVVHRRFVGKTLAMIFEKRSTRTRLAFETAFAEEGGHPIFLSIQDIQLGAKESIEDTARVLGRMVDAIMFRGFKQETVEILAKYAGVPVYNGLTDTFHPTQVLADLMTIKEVFGRLRGIKLVFMGDGRNNMANSLMIGCAKMGMHYVICAPKQLHPDKNLLETCLKVAAETDAKIEIIEDPDKAVEGADVIYTDVWASMGEEDKQQEREKLLRPYQVNEELMRKTGKKETIFMHCLPAVKGQEVTYEVIEGKQSKVWDESENRKHTIKALMIATLL; this is encoded by the coding sequence ATGGCGGTCAACTTAACAGGTAGATCACTTTTAACCCTTCTTGAGTACACACCTGAGGAGATTGAATACTTACTCGATCTTTCCTTTGAAGTTAAAAGAGAAAGCAGAGCAAAGGTTGTCCACAGGAGGTTTGTTGGGAAAACTTTGGCGATGATTTTCGAAAAAAGGTCAACCAGAACAAGGCTTGCCTTTGAAACAGCCTTTGCAGAAGAAGGAGGTCATCCGATATTTCTCTCAATCCAGGACATACAGCTTGGTGCAAAAGAATCCATAGAGGATACGGCAAGGGTTCTTGGGAGAATGGTCGATGCAATAATGTTCAGAGGTTTCAAGCAGGAAACGGTGGAAATCCTTGCAAAATACGCAGGTGTTCCGGTTTACAATGGTCTGACCGATACTTTCCATCCAACGCAGGTTCTGGCTGATTTGATGACCATCAAGGAAGTTTTTGGAAGACTAAGAGGCATAAAACTTGTCTTCATGGGAGACGGGAGAAACAACATGGCAAATTCTCTGATGATAGGTTGTGCAAAAATGGGAATGCACTACGTGATCTGCGCACCGAAGCAGCTGCATCCCGACAAAAACTTGCTTGAAACTTGCTTGAAAGTGGCTGCCGAAACCGATGCAAAGATAGAGATAATCGAAGACCCAGACAAAGCCGTCGAAGGAGCCGATGTCATATACACAGACGTTTGGGCGTCCATGGGTGAAGAGGATAAACAACAGGAAAGAGAAAAGTTGTTAAGACCTTATCAAGTTAACGAAGAACTTATGAGAAAAACAGGGAAAAAAGAAACCATCTTCATGCACTGCTTGCCTGCAGTCAAAGGTCAGGAGGTAACTTACGAAGTCATAGAAGGAAAACAAAGCAAAGTGTGGGATGAATCTGAGAACAGAAAGCACACGATAAAAGCTTTGATGATCGCCACGTTGCTGTGA
- a CDS encoding S-layer homology domain-containing protein, giving the protein MKKLLVLALAIVVAVGVFADMFPDVPKTHWAYEYVKHLKDKGIVIGYPDGTFKGDRNITRYEEAAMISRLIGLIESEIVGPHISNVLKVLDAISLRLGTTVQKVDALEKKVAEIEAKIGAAETVTEIAQLKAQILDLSKALEALKQTVNIHDKDVIKLYEAIANLQKGLSAVNDTVKAVTEKVEKLEAEFGDFSKLHDEQVDYIMDELESVNAQLDELREGLFAIREDLETRIGFVRNDLEALKAELSQKVEVLEKSVASLDEKVAALQAADEEIFAKIKDIEKRLFAIEPIKNVVRDLTKKVAEHDEKLASIEETVGDLSMTLDSAVMNLGNLMVKFERTQADVNTLKDKVANLEVKVSDLDTAKAELQKKVVELEKANAVATGAAIGAIIIAVTALILGVMY; this is encoded by the coding sequence ATGAAAAAACTACTCGTATTAGCCTTGGCAATCGTCGTAGCAGTAGGGGTATTTGCAGATATGTTTCCTGATGTTCCCAAAACTCATTGGGCTTACGAGTACGTCAAACATTTGAAGGATAAGGGCATTGTCATTGGCTATCCCGATGGTACATTCAAAGGAGATCGCAACATCACCCGCTACGAAGAAGCAGCAATGATAAGCAGGTTGATAGGTTTAATCGAAAGTGAAATCGTCGGACCACACATCAGCAATGTGTTGAAGGTGCTTGATGCCATCAGCCTGAGGTTGGGAACAACAGTACAAAAAGTCGACGCACTTGAGAAGAAGGTTGCTGAAATTGAGGCAAAGATTGGTGCAGCTGAAACAGTAACCGAAATTGCTCAACTTAAGGCTCAGATTTTGGACCTTTCAAAAGCCCTTGAAGCTTTGAAGCAAACAGTCAACATCCACGACAAAGATGTCATCAAACTCTATGAAGCTATTGCAAATCTGCAGAAAGGTCTTTCAGCTGTCAACGACACAGTCAAAGCAGTTACAGAAAAAGTTGAAAAACTCGAAGCAGAGTTTGGAGATTTTTCCAAGTTGCATGACGAGCAAGTTGACTATATCATGGATGAGCTTGAATCCGTCAATGCACAACTGGATGAGCTAAGGGAAGGTTTGTTTGCCATCAGGGAGGATCTTGAAACACGGATAGGTTTTGTGAGGAATGATCTAGAAGCTTTGAAAGCAGAACTAAGTCAAAAGGTTGAAGTTTTGGAAAAATCGGTAGCTTCCTTGGATGAAAAAGTAGCAGCTCTTCAAGCAGCCGATGAAGAGATCTTTGCAAAGATTAAAGATATCGAAAAGAGACTTTTTGCAATTGAGCCAATTAAGAATGTAGTCAGAGACCTGACAAAGAAAGTTGCTGAACACGATGAAAAGCTTGCTTCTATTGAAGAAACAGTTGGAGATCTTTCGATGACCTTGGACAGCGCAGTCATGAACCTTGGCAACTTGATGGTAAAATTCGAAAGAACACAAGCAGATGTTAACACTTTGAAGGATAAGGTGGCAAACCTTGAAGTCAAGGTCTCAGATCTTGACACCGCCAAAGCAGAACTTCAAAAGAAAGTTGTCGAACTTGAAAAGGCAAATGCCGTTGCAACAGGTGCTGCAATTGGTGCTATAATAATTGCAGTTACCGCCTTGATATTGGGAGTAATGTATTAA
- a CDS encoding adenylosuccinate synthase, producing the protein MNAAVIGLQWGDEGKGKVVTYLSKDFDCVVRYSGGSNAGHTVDYGDFKVVHHLVPSANVKKQKMMYIGSGVVIDLQVLLEEIEQLEKMVPGSRNLLRISNQAHVVLPIYRELDAKIDSSRLSTIGTTRRGIGLSYASKALRCGLRLEDLQDEETTRQRIQEIVSIWKLDVNLNEIVQDLYEKYERIKDLIINTVEAIRTLAGKSLLFEGTQGVLLDVDAGTYPFVTSTNCSSTGIQSGFGYPVVVDEIFGVFKAYTTRVGEGPFPTELKGEEGEKLRKLGGEYGATTGRPRRCGWLDLVLLKYAVEVSGCKSLILTKSDVLCGYGKIGVCVAYKVAGKILEAVDNLSCLSKAQPIYEYLDGWSKLSSKQFEKFIEKVEKATGARIVYISTGPRVDEMVKL; encoded by the coding sequence TTGAACGCCGCGGTGATAGGTCTTCAATGGGGAGATGAGGGAAAAGGAAAGGTGGTTACATATCTTTCAAAGGATTTTGACTGTGTTGTAAGGTATTCTGGGGGAAGCAATGCCGGTCACACTGTTGACTACGGAGATTTCAAAGTTGTTCACCACCTTGTTCCTTCGGCAAACGTCAAAAAGCAGAAGATGATGTACATAGGCTCCGGCGTTGTGATCGACCTACAGGTGCTTTTGGAGGAAATCGAGCAACTTGAAAAAATGGTTCCAGGTTCAAGGAATCTGCTTAGGATCTCAAATCAAGCCCACGTTGTTCTACCGATTTACAGAGAACTTGACGCAAAAATAGATTCGTCGCGGTTAAGCACAATCGGTACAACAAGAAGGGGAATAGGTTTGTCTTATGCCAGCAAAGCTTTAAGATGTGGGCTTAGACTTGAGGATCTTCAGGATGAGGAAACAACAAGACAGAGAATACAAGAAATCGTTTCGATATGGAAATTGGATGTGAATTTAAATGAAATTGTCCAAGATTTATACGAGAAATACGAAAGAATCAAGGATTTGATTATCAACACTGTTGAAGCAATAAGAACACTTGCTGGGAAAAGCCTTCTTTTTGAAGGTACACAAGGTGTTTTGCTCGATGTTGATGCAGGTACCTATCCTTTTGTAACTTCAACAAATTGTTCCAGTACGGGAATTCAGTCCGGCTTTGGGTATCCCGTTGTCGTTGACGAAATCTTCGGGGTTTTCAAAGCTTATACAACACGCGTAGGAGAAGGTCCGTTCCCGACTGAACTGAAGGGCGAGGAAGGAGAAAAACTTAGAAAACTCGGAGGAGAATACGGTGCAACCACTGGAAGGCCTAGAAGATGTGGATGGTTGGACTTGGTCTTGCTAAAGTACGCTGTTGAAGTGAGTGGTTGCAAAAGCTTGATACTCACAAAATCCGATGTGTTGTGTGGCTATGGAAAGATTGGAGTCTGCGTGGCTTACAAAGTCGCCGGGAAGATTTTGGAAGCTGTTGACAATCTTTCTTGTTTATCCAAAGCTCAGCCGATTTACGAGTACCTCGATGGGTGGTCAAAGCTTTCATCAAAGCAATTTGAAAAATTCATCGAGAAGGTAGAAAAAGCAACTGGTGCAAGGATAGTTTACATTTCGACAGGTCCAAGGGTGGATGAGATGGTAAAACTTTGA